AAAACCGGAAAGAGCGCCATAAAAAAGGGCCAGGGTCAGAGCTGCCCCCAGCCGCCACCAGGGCGAGCCCCCCAGCCGGCGGCTCCAGAGCCAGACCGGCACCGCCAGCAGGGAGACATGGAAGCCGGAAACAGAAAGGAGATGGGCCAGCCCCGCCCGGTTCAGTCCATCTCTGGTCTCTGACTCCAGGTACTGCTCCTGACCCCAGACCATGGCTGCCAGCAAGGTGCCACTGCGGCCCGGCGCATTGTTTAGTGCCTGCTGGCTGATTTGTCCCCTCAGCCCTGCCAGAGCCAGGCGCCAACTGCTGCCTGGCCCCAGGTCACTCACCCTGTCCGCCTTGATTTGCCAGCTGATCTTCCGGTGCCAGAGATAGCGCCGGTAATCGAACTGGCCGGGATTGAGGGCCAGGGGCGGCTGTTCCGCCTTACCACTAACCCGGGCCCGGCGCCCTGCCCCGATCTCCGTCCCGGTATAGACCAGCACTTTGCCAGCATCAGTACGCAGGATGCCTTTCCAGCCATAAGCTGTCGGACTGGTTTCCAGCCATTCCCCTTCCACAGTCACCTTTTGCCCCTCCTGCCAGGGCAAGCGAGGAAAGGAATATTGCCAGAGAGCCAGCACCAGCCCCGCCAGCACTATCCCTGCCCCGATGGGCAGTAGAATCTTCCGGGGCCGCCAGCTAAAAAGGGCCAGCAGGGCCAACAGGCAAGCAAACCAGAACAGCCATCCCCCCTGTTCCCAGCTGAGCAGCACCAGAGCGTAGCTGAGGGCAGTTCCAACCAGGGGATTCATATCCTGACCCGGGGCCGGAGTTCCACCATCTTTTTCGGCCCGATGCCCGGCACAGCCAGTAACTGCTCTTTATCAGTAAAAAGACCATGCTGATTGCGATATTCCACTATTCGCCGGGCCAGGGCCGGACCGATACCAGGCAGATTCTCCAGTTCCTCAGCGGTAGCCTGATTAATGTTCACCACCTGCTGCGTTTGCTGGTTATTTTTAATTTTTGTTCTGGTCTGTACCTTTTTCGGCGCCTCCTTTTTTACCTCCGTCAGGGATTGCTCTTGCTTTTCTTCCTCCACCCGGGGCTGAGCTGCGGGCACCAGGCTGGCATCAACCGGCAGTTTAACCTGGTTCAAGAGCTTGTCCGCCTTTAGCACCATGGCTGCCGGCTCTTTTTCCACCAGCCGCCCGGTTTGCCAGCCCAGTAAAAAGCAGGCCAAACCGGCACAGAGACCAATGATGACTTTCCTGACCAATTTTCTCACCTCTCTCCCATTGTAAAAAAGAAAAGCCCCCGGGAACAAGGGGGCTTTTTTGGGAGATTTTGTCGTTTATTTGTACCAGAGGACGCGATCCGGTTTGCGGGGTGGTACCGGTGGTTGCTGATCCGGCCAGCCCAGAGTTACGGCAGCCACCAGTTCCTTATCCTTGATACCCAGCAAGGCGTTGATTTCCTCCTGCACGAACAGAGGCCCATTGAGCCAGCAGGAACCCAGCCCTTCGGCATGAGCCAGCAGCAACAGGTTCTGAATCAGGGCTGAAGCGCTCTGGACCGCGCCCATGCGATCATGTTCGGCAGCATGGCGCTCATTAAGATTCATGTCAGGCGAAATCTTTATCTGTTCCCTGGGTACATAGACCAGCACGATGGCCTGGGCATTGCCGCCAGTGCGAAAGAACTGCATAGTCAGATTGACCATTTTGGGGGGGAAGAGCTGTTCCAGCCGTTCCCGTAAATATTCTCCCCCTTCGCCAAACAGGCGAATCAGCTCCTGTTTTTTCTCGCCGGTTACCACTACCACCAGCCAGTCCTGTTTGTTCATCCCCGAGGGGGCCCAGAGGGCCCCGGC
The nucleotide sequence above comes from Carboxydocella sporoproducens DSM 16521. Encoded proteins:
- a CDS encoding ComEA family DNA-binding protein — translated: MVRKVIIGLCAGLACFLLGWQTGRLVEKEPAAMVLKADKLLNQVKLPVDASLVPAAQPRVEEEKQEQSLTEVKKEAPKKVQTRTKIKNNQQTQQVVNINQATAEELENLPGIGPALARRIVEYRNQHGLFTDKEQLLAVPGIGPKKMVELRPRVRI
- a CDS encoding nitroreductase family protein encodes the protein MEKEQIYELMRSRRSIRLYKPDPIPQETLERIIAGALWAPSGMNKQDWLVVVVTGEKKQELIRLFGEGGEYLRERLEQLFPPKMVNLTMQFFRTGGNAQAIVLVYVPREQIKISPDMNLNERHAAEHDRMGAVQSASALIQNLLLLAHAEGLGSCWLNGPLFVQEEINALLGIKDKELVAAVTLGWPDQQPPVPPRKPDRVLWYK